The Dethiosulfovibrio russensis sequence TTATGTCCCCTCTCTTTCTGAGACCTATGATACAGCAGCCTGTTCTTCACCTTAACCTAGCAACTTACTCGGTGGTCCATTTTTCCGGGTCCACTATACTCCCATCATGGAGGAACGACAGAGAGATTGTGGAGGATAGATTAATCTGGAGGGCTTGGGAGAAGGTTTTATCTGGAACGGTCAACTCCTACTATCTTCCTCCTGGAGAAAAAAGAATATATCTGCATCTCCAGGATAGTCTTAATGGCCTATAAAAAGAGAGGGGGAGACCCCCTCTCTTTTTGCTTTATGGGTCTCTCTAAAAACTAACTTCCGAGTCTTCTCAATTGAGGTCGTCCCGCCTGCGCTCTGTCTCGCCCGAGCGTATTTTCGACCTGCCTGTTCCGTTTCGTGCTACATGATGGCAGACGGCCTTTACGAGGACCAGCGTTTTTAGAGGTGCCCTTATCTCATTTCCGTTCGAAGTTGGTCTAGCCAGGAAACGATTCTTCCCTCTGTAAGCTCCGGTTGATTCGTTTCGTCTATTGCCAGTCCGAGGAACTCTCCGTCTCTTATTGCCAGCTCTCCTCCCGAATAGCCATCGGTAGAGCGCTTGCCTATGACCTGGATACCTTTGTCCGCGATGGCATCATGGAGAAGCCCTAGGGCATCTACGAAGGTGTCGCCGAAACCCTCCTGATCTCCCGTTCCGAAGAAAGCTACCTTTTTGCCGGACAGATCGGCCTGTTCCAGTTTGGGAAGATAGTCGTTCCAATCGTCCTGTAGCTCCCCCATCCCCCAGGTGGAGGATCCTAGAATTACAACGTCATATCCGGTGACGGCCTCGTCCCCGGCGGACGCGACGTCGAAAAGGTCCGCTCCCAGATCCTTGGCTATCTTCTCCGCGACCGCCTTTGTAGCTCCGGTGGTGCTACCGTACAGTACACTTATAGTTGCCATCTATAAAGCGCCTCCTTTTGTAGTTTGTTTATGCTAACAAATCTTATCATGCCTAAGACGGCTAGGCAAGGTGTCAGACTTCTTTTGTTGGCGAAAGAGGGGTTGACCTTTATAAGATAGGGTGATAAAGTCTCGTTAGTTAAGGCTAACAGAGCCTTTTCGCCTGAAATTCATCCTCCAAGGGGAGGTCTTTTGGCTTCCCCTTCCCCCAATTTTTTGTCGCCTTTGGGAGGTGTCGTAAGATGCAGAACTCTCGATCCATGTCGATCTGCCCTTCCGGAACGAAGGGACTAGTGTTGGTGATCGACGGTGGTAACTGCATGAGAAATCGGTTGGCCGATATGGGAGTCTTTCCAGGGGCCTTGGTGGAAGTGCTAAGAAACGAGGGTGGCCCGGTTTTGCTCAAGGTCGGCAGCGGTCGATTGGCTTTAGGGAGGCAGATGGCAGAGAGGATAATGATCGCTTAAACCCGAAACTACCGGCGGATTCGCCGGTTTTTTCGGTCGTTTTTTTGGGTTAGATGATAGTAACTTTGTTGGAACGGGGGTAGCGCTGTGACTTTGGACGAGGTGAAGCCAGGAAGCACCGTCCGTCTGGTCCGTAACGGGGCCAGGGGTGTGGTGGGCCAGAGGCTTATGGATATGGGGTTTTTTAGGGGGGTCACCGTCAAGGTGGTCCGGAACGCACCGCTTGTAGATCCGGTGGAGTTCCTTCTGGGGAGTCAGCACGTTACCGTAAGACACGCCGAGGCGGCCACTATAGAGGTCGAGCCGATATGACGATCTCAAACACTGTAGTCGCTCTGGCCGGTCAACCCAACTGTGGTAAGTCGACCATCTTCAATATGTTGACAGGGGCTCGGCAGCACGTGGCCAACTATCCAGGGGTGACCGTGGACATAAAGAGAGGGAAGTATCGATACCAAGATCGTTCATTCGACGTGGTTGACCTTCCCGGGACCTACAGCCTCACGTCCTATTCATCCGAGGAAATGGTTGCCCGGGACTTCATCCTGGGAGGCGAGGCCGACGTCGTGGTTGGAGTCGTGGACGGTTCCAACCTTCGCAGAGGGCTTTACCTTACATTTCAGCTTCTGGAGATGGGAGCTCCTCTGGTGGTGGCTCTGAATATGGTTGATGTCGCCAGGTCGAAGGGAACTCCCGTCGATGTGGATGTCCTCTCGAGGGAGTTGGGCGTTCCCGTTCTCGAGACCGTCGGCAACAGAGGAATCGGAGGCAAGGAGCTTAAGAGGGTTCTTTTTTCCTTTTCCGCTGATGAAGGAAGATCTCCCTTTGTAGTGGATTACGGACCTTTGGAGCCTCTGATATCGGACCTTTCCGATGAGATGAATTCTATCCCTGAGATATCCTTCCCAGCTAGGTGGTCTATCATAAAGCTTTTAGAGGGAGATTCCTCAGTCATGGAACGGGTGGGAGCCTCCGGAGATAGAGGAAGAGTTCTTTTGGAAAAGGTCTCTCGTTTGGCCGCCTCTTTCGAGGAGGAGCACGGCGACGATCCCAGGTCTCACATAGGTCTCTGTCGTCACCTGAGAGCGGAGGAGATAGAGTCCCGATGTGTGAAGGATAGCTCTGCCGGAAAAGTGTCCTGGACGGACAGAATAGATTCTGTCGTGGTTCACAGGTTCGGCGGTCCCCTGATACTTCTGGCCGTGGTCTACGGGCTTTACGAGCTGGCGATAGTACAGGGTTATAAGGCCACCGAGTATCTGGTACCTTGGCTCAGTCGTTTCGAGGCTTTGGTGTCCGGGTGGTTACCTCCTGCCGGAGTGCTGGAGGAGCCTCTGATCCGCTCATTGGTGTTGAGCGTGGTGGCGGCGATCAACTCTGTTCTTATATACGTACCTATATTCCTCATACTCTTCGCGTCGATAGCCATTCTGGAGGACGTAGGGTATATGCCGAGGATGGCCTTTATTCTCGACCGTCTATTCCGTAAGTTCGGGCTTCACGGTCAGTCTACCCTACCTCTGATACTGGGAGGGGTTTTCGTCGGAGGGTGTGCCGTCCCGGGTGTCATGGCGACAAGGGTCATAGCGGACGAGAAGGCTCGATTGGCTACCATACTGGTGGTTCCTCTGATGAACTGCATGGCCAAGATTCCCCTCTACACTCTGTTAATAAGCGTTTTCTTCGCCGATCGTGGGGGGGCTATGATGGCCTTCATTTCCACTATAACCATAATTTTCGGTCTGGCCGTGGCGAAGATACTGTCTTTAACGGTCCTGAAGGGAAAAGAAAGCTCTCCCTTCGTCATGGAGCTGCCCTCCTACCATAGGCCTACCGTTAGAGGGGTGGTCACCAGATCGATCGAGAGAACCTGGCTCTTTCTGAAAAAAGTTGGAACGGTTGTCGTCGCGGTAGCTATTTTGGTCTATTTTCTGATCAACTATCCCTCTCTACCCCAGGAGCGTTATTCCTCTTTTACCGAAAGGGCAAGCGAGCTCGTGGCTGGCTTTCAGTCTAAGGTAGAGGGAACGTCCTACGGGAAAATGCTGGATAGCGAGAGCGGAGTTATCCGTCTCATCGACTATATGGAAAAGTTTAAAAGTGCCAGAATGTCCGGACAGGACATTGAAAGCTTGAACGCGAAGTTCAAGGCTATGGATCCCGAATTTTTCCCCCTGATAGATCGTTCTAACAGATCGGACAAGGACGCGAAGAAGGTCAACAGGGCTTATAAGCTTTTCAGGAGAGACAGGGCCTTCCTCATGAAGGAAATGTCCGACGAGAGGACCAACGATAGTTGGCTTGGGCGTGCAGGAAAAGCCCTGGAACCAGTGACCCATTATGCCGGGTTCGACTGGAAGGTGAACGTGGCTCTGCTTAGTTCTCTGGCTGCCAAGGAAAGCAGTGTGGCTACCTTGGGGATGATATATCGTCCAGTCGACTCCGATCAGGGCTCCCTGGAGGAAGGCATAAAGAAAGAGGGAGGAATGACACCTCTTCATGCCTTGGCGCTGATGGTCTTCATGGCCCTCTATCCCCCCTGCGTGGCGACTTTGATAATGGTCAAGGTGGAGTCGGGGAGCTGGAAATGGGCCTTCTTTTCCTTGGGGTATCCGATAGTTTTAGGGCTTTTCTGCGCGTCACTGATATTTACAGTAGGCAGTAACTTGGGCCTGTCCGGGTTTACCGCAACCTGGGTTTTCTACGGCTGTGCCCTTTTAACGACATTTGCCCTCGGTCTTATCAATCCATCGAGTCGAGAGGCATCCATAGAGAAAGGGAAGGAGGTGTAATACATGAAGAGAAGAGTTATATTCGCTTTGGGAATGGCCCTGTGTTTGGCCTGGACCGTGGTCGCTT is a genomic window containing:
- a CDS encoding flavodoxin is translated as MATISVLYGSTTGATKAVAEKIAKDLGADLFDVASAGDEAVTGYDVVILGSSTWGMGELQDDWNDYLPKLEQADLSGKKVAFFGTGDQEGFGDTFVDALGLLHDAIADKGIQVIGKRSTDGYSGGELAIRDGEFLGLAIDETNQPELTEGRIVSWLDQLRTEMR
- a CDS encoding FeoA family protein — protein: MQNSRSMSICPSGTKGLVLVIDGGNCMRNRLADMGVFPGALVEVLRNEGGPVLLKVGSGRLALGRQMAERIMIA
- a CDS encoding FeoA family protein produces the protein MTLDEVKPGSTVRLVRNGARGVVGQRLMDMGFFRGVTVKVVRNAPLVDPVEFLLGSQHVTVRHAEAATIEVEPI
- the feoB gene encoding ferrous iron transport protein B, with amino-acid sequence MTISNTVVALAGQPNCGKSTIFNMLTGARQHVANYPGVTVDIKRGKYRYQDRSFDVVDLPGTYSLTSYSSEEMVARDFILGGEADVVVGVVDGSNLRRGLYLTFQLLEMGAPLVVALNMVDVARSKGTPVDVDVLSRELGVPVLETVGNRGIGGKELKRVLFSFSADEGRSPFVVDYGPLEPLISDLSDEMNSIPEISFPARWSIIKLLEGDSSVMERVGASGDRGRVLLEKVSRLAASFEEEHGDDPRSHIGLCRHLRAEEIESRCVKDSSAGKVSWTDRIDSVVVHRFGGPLILLAVVYGLYELAIVQGYKATEYLVPWLSRFEALVSGWLPPAGVLEEPLIRSLVLSVVAAINSVLIYVPIFLILFASIAILEDVGYMPRMAFILDRLFRKFGLHGQSTLPLILGGVFVGGCAVPGVMATRVIADEKARLATILVVPLMNCMAKIPLYTLLISVFFADRGGAMMAFISTITIIFGLAVAKILSLTVLKGKESSPFVMELPSYHRPTVRGVVTRSIERTWLFLKKVGTVVVAVAILVYFLINYPSLPQERYSSFTERASELVAGFQSKVEGTSYGKMLDSESGVIRLIDYMEKFKSARMSGQDIESLNAKFKAMDPEFFPLIDRSNRSDKDAKKVNRAYKLFRRDRAFLMKEMSDERTNDSWLGRAGKALEPVTHYAGFDWKVNVALLSSLAAKESSVATLGMIYRPVDSDQGSLEEGIKKEGGMTPLHALALMVFMALYPPCVATLIMVKVESGSWKWAFFSLGYPIVLGLFCASLIFTVGSNLGLSGFTATWVFYGCALLTTFALGLINPSSREASIEKGKEV